A single region of the Candidatus Binatus sp. genome encodes:
- a CDS encoding PD-(D/E)XK nuclease family protein, whose amino-acid sequence MPASREIITSERAAGRIAAARAWLESQPSAREVLVIASVKEAADDLVRAFAVSRGAMLGVHRLTLNRLVGLLAAEELADADLAPADGLAAEAVAARAVFRLAPSGALAHFEPVLNRPGFSRALAGTLIELRWNDIAVDELRALGGAGEAIAATLTQFDAELADAKLIDRAGMLKVATRAVLASQPPRFVGLPVLLLDPSVDSALDRDFIAALAARSPSILATIPAGDAPVRMLLEDALGVRATALSPPANESIAPSLERLQAHLFAGSAPPERDVDETVTVVSAPGEMHECVEIARRIAAEARRGVPFDRVAVLLHDPVRYAPYLQEALARAGIPAYFARGTRRPEPGGRALLALLACAAENLSARRFAEYLSLAQVPDPDRPREDEPPISADAELAPVPLESDLEVEGNATLVDDIDASDPVPVIDATARAPWRWERLLVDAAVIGSAQRWRKRLAGLGNELRARRAEIAGDDARAAGLERRILDLAHLGEVAMPILSMLDAAPRDATWGDWLKFLRELVDLAIRDREPVLAALAELEPMAPVGPVGLDEVRLVLNDRLGRLEAPRRVRRYGAVFVAATSRARGMEFDVVIVPGLAERMFPRKLTEDPILSDSARARLSPHLARNEQRRDAERLALRIAAGAAHERAMFSYPRVDLDQGRPRVPSFYALEILRAAEGRLPGFDELANRTASQPTRLSWPAPANPADAIDDAEFDLAVLDKLVDADPDTTIGAANYLLGANVHLGRALRARARRWLKRWTPADGLVDPDAAALAALGKHQLSARSYSPTALQNFAACPYRFFLQAVHRLEPREEPEAIETLDPLTRGSLFAEVQYEILTALRELDVLPVTPEDLEDASALLDERLDEVAARWHEELAPAIERVWRDGIDGIRADLREWMRRAAEDPEHWRPEWFELGFGLRDRARADPHSSPEPVTIEGGLGLRGSIDLLERHPDGRIRVTDHKTGKVRATKDFVIGGGKTLQPVLYALAAERVLGEPIYAGRLYYCTATGGYEERVVEINDEARRSAREFVSIIKESLETGFLPAAPDDRECEWCDYKRVCGPYEERRSRIKPKARLKPLHRLREMR is encoded by the coding sequence ATGCCAGCTTCTCGTGAAATCATAACCTCGGAGCGCGCCGCCGGCCGAATCGCCGCCGCCCGCGCATGGTTGGAGTCGCAGCCATCGGCCCGCGAAGTTCTCGTGATCGCGTCGGTCAAGGAGGCCGCCGACGACCTGGTGCGCGCGTTCGCGGTTTCGCGCGGCGCGATGCTCGGGGTGCATCGCTTGACCCTGAACCGGCTGGTCGGGTTGCTCGCCGCCGAGGAGCTGGCGGATGCCGATCTCGCGCCCGCGGACGGACTCGCGGCCGAGGCGGTCGCAGCGCGCGCGGTCTTCCGCCTGGCGCCGTCGGGCGCGCTTGCGCATTTCGAACCGGTGTTGAATCGTCCCGGTTTTTCACGCGCGCTCGCGGGGACGCTGATCGAGCTTCGATGGAACGACATCGCCGTTGACGAGTTGCGCGCGCTCGGCGGCGCGGGCGAGGCGATTGCCGCGACGCTGACGCAATTCGACGCTGAGTTGGCCGATGCCAAACTGATCGATCGCGCCGGGATGCTGAAAGTCGCGACTCGCGCGGTGCTCGCGAGTCAGCCGCCGCGCTTCGTTGGACTGCCGGTTCTGCTGCTCGATCCATCTGTGGACAGCGCGCTCGACCGCGACTTTATCGCGGCCCTTGCCGCGCGTTCGCCGTCAATTCTGGCGACGATTCCCGCCGGCGACGCGCCCGTTCGAATGCTCCTTGAAGATGCGCTCGGCGTGCGCGCAACCGCATTGTCGCCGCCGGCGAACGAAAGCATCGCGCCCTCGCTCGAGCGTCTGCAGGCGCATTTGTTCGCCGGCAGCGCACCGCCCGAGCGCGACGTGGACGAAACCGTGACGGTGGTTTCCGCCCCGGGCGAGATGCACGAGTGTGTCGAGATCGCGCGCCGAATCGCCGCCGAGGCGAGGCGCGGCGTGCCGTTCGATCGGGTCGCCGTGCTGCTGCATGACCCGGTCCGCTACGCGCCGTACTTGCAGGAAGCGCTCGCCCGCGCGGGCATCCCGGCTTACTTCGCGCGAGGCACGCGGCGGCCTGAGCCGGGAGGGCGCGCCCTGCTCGCGCTGCTTGCGTGCGCCGCGGAAAATCTTTCGGCGCGCCGCTTCGCGGAATATCTCTCGCTGGCGCAGGTGCCCGACCCCGATCGCCCGCGTGAGGATGAGCCGCCGATCAGTGCGGACGCGGAACTCGCGCCGGTGCCGCTGGAGTCGGATCTCGAAGTCGAAGGCAATGCCACTTTAGTTGACGATATTGACGCCTCCGATCCCGTTCCGGTCATCGACGCAACGGCGCGGGCGCCGTGGCGATGGGAACGGCTGCTGGTCGATGCGGCGGTTATCGGCAGCGCGCAGAGATGGCGCAAGCGGCTGGCGGGGTTGGGCAACGAGCTCAGGGCGCGGCGCGCGGAGATTGCCGGCGACGACGCGCGCGCGGCGGGTCTGGAGCGGCGAATTCTCGACCTCGCGCATCTCGGCGAGGTGGCGATGCCGATTCTTTCGATGCTCGACGCGGCGCCGCGCGATGCGACCTGGGGCGACTGGCTCAAATTTCTTCGCGAGCTGGTTGACCTGGCGATTCGCGATCGCGAACCGGTTCTCGCCGCGCTGGCGGAGCTTGAACCGATGGCGCCGGTCGGTCCGGTCGGACTCGACGAGGTGCGTCTGGTGCTGAACGATCGGCTCGGGCGACTGGAAGCTCCGCGGCGCGTTCGCCGTTATGGCGCGGTGTTCGTCGCGGCGACCAGTCGCGCGCGCGGCATGGAGTTCGACGTCGTCATCGTCCCGGGTCTTGCCGAGCGCATGTTTCCGCGCAAGCTGACCGAAGATCCGATCCTTTCCGATTCAGCGCGCGCGCGGCTCAGCCCGCATCTCGCGCGCAATGAGCAGCGGCGCGACGCGGAGCGGCTCGCATTGAGAATTGCGGCGGGCGCGGCGCACGAGCGGGCGATGTTTTCTTATCCGCGAGTCGATCTCGACCAGGGCCGACCGCGAGTGCCGTCGTTCTACGCGCTTGAAATTCTGCGCGCTGCGGAGGGCCGCCTGCCCGGCTTCGATGAGCTGGCGAATCGCACGGCGTCGCAGCCGACGCGGCTTTCATGGCCGGCGCCGGCAAATCCCGCCGACGCGATCGATGACGCCGAATTCGATCTGGCGGTGCTGGACAAACTGGTGGACGCCGATCCGGATACGACCATCGGCGCGGCGAACTATCTGCTCGGCGCCAATGTGCATCTCGGGCGGGCGCTGCGCGCGCGGGCGCGGCGCTGGCTCAAGCGATGGACGCCGGCGGACGGGCTCGTCGATCCGGACGCGGCGGCGCTGGCGGCGTTGGGCAAGCATCAGTTGTCCGCGCGTTCATACTCGCCGACTGCGCTGCAGAATTTTGCGGCATGCCCGTATCGTTTTTTTCTGCAAGCGGTCCATCGGCTGGAGCCGCGCGAGGAACCCGAGGCGATCGAGACGCTCGATCCGCTCACCCGCGGCAGTCTGTTTGCGGAGGTCCAATACGAAATCCTGACGGCGCTCAGAGAGCTCGACGTGCTGCCGGTCACGCCCGAAGACCTCGAGGACGCGTCCGCGCTGCTCGACGAGCGGCTCGACGAAGTTGCCGCGCGATGGCATGAGGAGCTCGCGCCGGCGATCGAGCGCGTGTGGCGCGACGGAATCGACGGTATCCGCGCCGACTTGCGCGAATGGATGCGGCGCGCGGCCGAGGACCCGGAACACTGGCGGCCCGAATGGTTCGAACTCGGCTTCGGCCTGCGCGATCGCGCGCGGGCGGATCCGCATAGCTCGCCGGAGCCGGTCACAATCGAGGGCGGGCTCGGGCTGCGCGGGTCGATCGACTTGCTCGAGCGCCATCCGGACGGGCGAATTCGCGTGACCGATCACAAGACCGGGAAAGTGCGCGCCACCAAGGACTTCGTGATCGGCGGCGGCAAGACGCTGCAGCCGGTCTTGTACGCGCTCGCGGCCGAACGCGTGCTGGGCGAGCCGATTTACGCCGGGCGGCTTTACTACTGCACCGCGACCGGCGGCTACGAGGAGCGAGTGGTTGAAATCAACGACGAGGCGCGGCGCTCGGCGCGCGAATTCGTCTCAATCATCAAGGAGTCGCTGGAAACGGGTTTTTTGCCCGCCGCACCGGATGACCGCGAATGCGAATGGTGCGACTACAAGCGCGTGTGCGGCCCATACGAAGAGCGGCGCTCCCGAATCAAACCGAAAGCGCGGCTTAAACCGCTTCACCGGCTGCGCGAGATGCGCTAA
- a CDS encoding MOSC domain-containing protein — MARRMIGKVSALARYPVKSMLGEQLDELLITERGAAGDRAYALRELATRQIASAKKFPRLFEFRATCDCAPASASVPPVTIELPGGRMIHAEDADASELISAALGRRVSLERATTARGELAGIDPATLFADVPVEKVFPGLTAATLPGYFALEKESFFDTAVMHVIASGTLRHMAKLAAPGSVFDPRRFRPTIFVDTGERDDAFIEDEWIGGTLEVGDSVKIVAMQPALRCVMTTHPQEDLPRDYTILRTAAFHHRANVGVFASIGAAGRVRVGDPVYLEQ; from the coding sequence ATGGCGCGGCGAATGATTGGCAAGGTCAGCGCGCTCGCGCGCTACCCGGTTAAGTCGATGCTCGGTGAGCAGCTCGACGAGCTTCTTATCACCGAGCGCGGCGCGGCCGGCGATCGCGCGTATGCGCTCAGAGAGCTGGCGACGCGGCAGATCGCCAGCGCGAAGAAGTTCCCGCGGCTATTCGAATTTCGGGCGACCTGCGACTGCGCGCCCGCGTCGGCCAGCGTCCCGCCGGTGACAATCGAGTTGCCCGGCGGGCGGATGATTCACGCCGAGGACGCAGACGCATCCGAACTGATTTCCGCGGCGCTCGGCCGGAGAGTAAGCCTCGAGCGCGCCACCACCGCGCGCGGCGAGCTCGCCGGAATCGACCCGGCGACCCTTTTCGCCGACGTGCCGGTCGAGAAAGTCTTTCCCGGGCTTACCGCCGCCACGCTGCCCGGCTATTTCGCACTCGAGAAGGAAAGTTTTTTCGACACCGCGGTTATGCACGTGATCGCCAGTGGCACGCTGCGGCATATGGCGAAACTCGCCGCGCCCGGTTCGGTTTTCGACCCGCGCCGCTTCCGTCCGACGATTTTCGTCGACACCGGCGAGCGCGACGACGCGTTCATCGAGGACGAGTGGATCGGCGGTACGCTCGAAGTCGGCGACAGCGTGAAGATTGTCGCGATGCAGCCTGCGCTGCGCTGCGTGATGACGACGCATCCGCAGGAAGACCTCCCGCGCGACTACACGATCCTGCGCACGGCCGCGTTTCACCATCGCGCCAACGTCGGCGTGTTCGCGTCGATTGGTGCGGCGGGCCGGGTTCGCGTCGGCGATCCGGTGTACCTGGAACAATAA
- a CDS encoding DUF2231 domain-containing protein — protein MAKFLQSWQLHPIVDHFTIGLLIVAVLIDLVASAAPTRIWLRYTALLLMILGALAAGASFFTGGMEADRIWNALGQPARDVLKRHDDLGLYLAITFGILAVWRILIQGFGFMAGSRAIYLIVAFVAIVVLGYQGHLGGVLVYDYGAGTALMAAAPVPSEAASPSPAPSSSGAIPMVSVPTPLPTSTAPLPTSSAPPAIPTASASEPMDSPKPANTPALSPTAQPSAAPSDGVRM, from the coding sequence GTGGCGAAATTTCTCCAATCCTGGCAACTTCATCCTATCGTCGATCATTTCACGATCGGGCTGCTGATCGTCGCCGTGCTGATCGATCTCGTGGCGAGCGCCGCGCCGACTCGCATCTGGCTTCGGTACACCGCGCTGTTGCTGATGATCCTCGGCGCGCTCGCGGCCGGAGCCTCCTTTTTCACCGGTGGTATGGAAGCCGACCGCATCTGGAACGCGCTGGGCCAACCCGCTAGGGACGTCCTCAAGCGACACGATGATCTCGGCCTGTACCTCGCGATTACCTTCGGCATCCTCGCCGTGTGGCGCATCCTGATTCAGGGGTTCGGCTTCATGGCGGGATCGCGCGCGATCTATCTTATCGTCGCCTTCGTGGCGATTGTTGTATTGGGTTACCAGGGGCATCTCGGCGGCGTGCTCGTGTACGATTACGGCGCAGGCACGGCGCTGATGGCGGCCGCTCCGGTTCCGTCGGAAGCCGCGAGTCCTTCGCCGGCGCCCAGTTCGTCGGGAGCGATTCCGATGGTGTCCGTGCCGACCCCGCTGCCGACATCGACCGCCCCGCTGCCGACGTCGAGCGCGCCGCCGGCGATTCCCACAGCGTCAGCATCCGAACCGATGGATTCGCCAAAGCCGGCCAACACGCCGGCCTTGAGCCCGACCGCTCAGCCCTCGGCCGCGCCGAGCGATGGGGTAAGGATGTGA